From the Calliopsis andreniformis isolate RMS-2024a chromosome 4, iyCalAndr_principal, whole genome shotgun sequence genome, one window contains:
- the Hgo gene encoding homogentisate 1,2-dioxygenase isoform X2: protein MFATGYVGLVGRCSETERYLTGFGCEFSSEDERCPGALPQAQNNPQKCRYGLYAEQLSGTAFTAPRGLNKRSWLYRIRPSVTHRPFSPISDPVPGLSYDWDAVHPSPNQLRWKPFEVPTRQAAEIDFVRGLHTICGAGDFRARQGVAIHVYLCNASMKDKAFSNADGDFLIVPQLGALLITTEFGKIRCEPNEICVIQQGMRFSVTVFGPSRGYILEVFDDHFQLPELGPIGANGLANPRDFQTPVARYEDREIEYEISCKYHGKLFLANQDHSPFDVVAWHGNYVPFKYDLDKFMVVNSVSFDHCDPSIFTVLTCPSRKPGTATADFVIFPPRWSVQEHTFRPPYYHRNCMSEFMGLVKGRYEAKENGFHPGGASLHSIMTPHGPDARSFQTASNCELKPERIADGTMAFMFETSYSMAITEWAAKLSNNLDDDYSKCWEGLNKYFHSNVEPVSTDP from the exons ATGTTCGCCACAGGATACGTCGGACTTGTTGGTCGCTGTTCCGAAACAGAAAGA TATCTAACGGGCTTCGGCTGCGAATTTTCGAGCGAAGATGAGCGCTGCCCTGGTGCTCTGCCACAAGCTCAAAATAATCCTCAAAAGTGTCGTTACGGTTTATATGCAGAACAACTTTCTGGTACAGCGTTTACCG CTCCCCGCGGTCTGAACAAACGCTCCTGGCTTTACCGAATCAGACCGTCTGTCACGCACAGACCTTTCTCACCGATTTCTGACCCTGTTCCCGGTTTATCCTACGATTGGGACGCGGTACATCCCTCACCGAATCAG TTAAGGTGGAAGCCATTCGAGGTGCCCACTAGACAGGCTGCAGAAATAGACTTCGTACGTGGATTGCATACGATTTGCGGTGCCGGTGATTTTCGCGCACGACAGGGTGTCGCGATTCACGTGTACCTTTGCAACGCATCGATGAAGGACAAGGCTTTTTCTAACGCCGACGGAGATTTTCTGATCG TGCCTCAGTTGGGCGCGTTACTCATTACCACGGAGTTTGGAAAGATTCGTTGCGAACCGAACGAAATATGCGTAATTCAGCAGGGGATGCGGTTCAGCGTGACGGTTTTTGGTCCTTCTCGAGGATACATTCTCGAAGTGTTCGACGACCACTTTCAGCTACCCGAACTGGGACCGATAG GAGCGAACGGTCTGGCAAATCCACGGGACTTTCAGACGCCAGTTGCACGCTACGAAGATCGCGAAATCGAGTACGAGATAAGCTGTAAATATCATGGTAAACTGTTCCTCGCTAATCAGGATCACAGCCCGTTCGACGTAGTGGCCTGGCACGGGAATTATGTTCCCTTCAAGTACGACCTCGATAAATTCATGGTTGTTAATTCGGTTTCTTTCGATCATTGC GACCCTTCCATCTTTACCGTCCTGACATGTCCCTCGAGGAAGCCTGGGACAGCGACGGCGGATTTCGTGATATTCCCACCTCGATGGTCCGTGCAGGAACATACTTTCCGGCCTCCTTATTATCACC GGAATTGTATGAGCGAATTCATGGGCCTCGTAAAAGGTAGGTACGAAGCTAAAGAAAACGGTTTTCATCCGGGCGGGGCATCGTTGCATTCGATTATGACGCCTCATGGACCAGACGCGCGTTCTTTTCAAACTGCTTCTAATTGCGAGCTCAAACCGGAGCGTATCGCGGATGGAACGATGGCTTTCATGTTTGAGACTTCGTACAGCATGGCAATCACCGAATGGGCTGCGAAACTCTCCAACAACCTGGACGACGATTACAGTAAATGTTGGGAAGGTCttaacaaatattttcattcgAATGTCGAACCTGTATCGACTGATCCTTAG
- the Hgo gene encoding homogentisate 1,2-dioxygenase isoform X1, with product MKDELKYLTGFGCEFSSEDERCPGALPQAQNNPQKCRYGLYAEQLSGTAFTAPRGLNKRSWLYRIRPSVTHRPFSPISDPVPGLSYDWDAVHPSPNQLRWKPFEVPTRQAAEIDFVRGLHTICGAGDFRARQGVAIHVYLCNASMKDKAFSNADGDFLIVPQLGALLITTEFGKIRCEPNEICVIQQGMRFSVTVFGPSRGYILEVFDDHFQLPELGPIGANGLANPRDFQTPVARYEDREIEYEISCKYHGKLFLANQDHSPFDVVAWHGNYVPFKYDLDKFMVVNSVSFDHCDPSIFTVLTCPSRKPGTATADFVIFPPRWSVQEHTFRPPYYHRNCMSEFMGLVKGRYEAKENGFHPGGASLHSIMTPHGPDARSFQTASNCELKPERIADGTMAFMFETSYSMAITEWAAKLSNNLDDDYSKCWEGLNKYFHSNVEPVSTDP from the exons ATGAAGGACGAGTTGAAG TATCTAACGGGCTTCGGCTGCGAATTTTCGAGCGAAGATGAGCGCTGCCCTGGTGCTCTGCCACAAGCTCAAAATAATCCTCAAAAGTGTCGTTACGGTTTATATGCAGAACAACTTTCTGGTACAGCGTTTACCG CTCCCCGCGGTCTGAACAAACGCTCCTGGCTTTACCGAATCAGACCGTCTGTCACGCACAGACCTTTCTCACCGATTTCTGACCCTGTTCCCGGTTTATCCTACGATTGGGACGCGGTACATCCCTCACCGAATCAG TTAAGGTGGAAGCCATTCGAGGTGCCCACTAGACAGGCTGCAGAAATAGACTTCGTACGTGGATTGCATACGATTTGCGGTGCCGGTGATTTTCGCGCACGACAGGGTGTCGCGATTCACGTGTACCTTTGCAACGCATCGATGAAGGACAAGGCTTTTTCTAACGCCGACGGAGATTTTCTGATCG TGCCTCAGTTGGGCGCGTTACTCATTACCACGGAGTTTGGAAAGATTCGTTGCGAACCGAACGAAATATGCGTAATTCAGCAGGGGATGCGGTTCAGCGTGACGGTTTTTGGTCCTTCTCGAGGATACATTCTCGAAGTGTTCGACGACCACTTTCAGCTACCCGAACTGGGACCGATAG GAGCGAACGGTCTGGCAAATCCACGGGACTTTCAGACGCCAGTTGCACGCTACGAAGATCGCGAAATCGAGTACGAGATAAGCTGTAAATATCATGGTAAACTGTTCCTCGCTAATCAGGATCACAGCCCGTTCGACGTAGTGGCCTGGCACGGGAATTATGTTCCCTTCAAGTACGACCTCGATAAATTCATGGTTGTTAATTCGGTTTCTTTCGATCATTGC GACCCTTCCATCTTTACCGTCCTGACATGTCCCTCGAGGAAGCCTGGGACAGCGACGGCGGATTTCGTGATATTCCCACCTCGATGGTCCGTGCAGGAACATACTTTCCGGCCTCCTTATTATCACC GGAATTGTATGAGCGAATTCATGGGCCTCGTAAAAGGTAGGTACGAAGCTAAAGAAAACGGTTTTCATCCGGGCGGGGCATCGTTGCATTCGATTATGACGCCTCATGGACCAGACGCGCGTTCTTTTCAAACTGCTTCTAATTGCGAGCTCAAACCGGAGCGTATCGCGGATGGAACGATGGCTTTCATGTTTGAGACTTCGTACAGCATGGCAATCACCGAATGGGCTGCGAAACTCTCCAACAACCTGGACGACGATTACAGTAAATGTTGGGAAGGTCttaacaaatattttcattcgAATGTCGAACCTGTATCGACTGATCCTTAG
- the LOC143178374 gene encoding uncharacterized protein LOC143178374 isoform X1 has product MKNTINLVLLLCYCFYRSVVGTQCYSKHCQIVKNFDPTSGFQCQLTKLQTDEDCANLIFEGMSREPPKNHITKFLLQAYLFELSDDTVTAFNFSLTNANFHSLIIRYSKLFKKNCSTCRQVQLYANETHPLPKDLFISCPFSDELYESMAYQLDYLVTGDAYNYTKQYVFNVPKHEFIGKDIDVRKYTPFVYIDTSYEPLFFLYIQFLPESYNVTEYRIWLINKDIGSVVDSKVFSTASKEENWYNLTGYTGSFFFKVSAVHPICGLYGCANSSTPLLILNGTSHHRLLIMIVSTVWIPPVLLYVLYHLYKLYKKEALQRREKPNCLLAYSPTRLTHINAMVELAKYLRNSNVTVIDTIDITDNTGKDPEYWCNAAFRRADVVLIVTSPPPKKPVVSIIYQGNDDFLFKLIRENRFEKEKRYYVVQLPYCKPDDLPEELRHFKKFSLPKELPKLVKAIHKIEQIGCISVCDKDFLDSVKLAKLEILEEDGNMVKETRETENLLTSENLQAVNNRNSMPKGSVTPQSFTTNIDELNLLGEPGEGGETFTYKNVRNNDTDAFCIDQLNL; this is encoded by the exons ATGAAAAATACCATCAATTTGGTATTGCTTCTTTGTTATTGTTTCTACAGAAGCGTTGTAGGCACGCAATGCTATTCGAAACATTGTCAAATCGTG AAAAATTTCGATCCTACGTCTGGCTTTCAGTGCCAACTCACAAAGCTTCAGACGGATGAAG ATTGTGCTAATCTTATATTTGAGGGTATGAGCCGAGAACCACCTAAAAATCATATCACCAAATTTCTATTACAAGCTTATTTGTTCGAGTTATCAGATGACACAGTGACTGCATTTAATTTTAGTCTTACAAATGCCAATTTTCACA GTTTAATTATACGCTATAGCAAATTATTCAAGAAGAATTGTTCAACTTGTAGACAAGTACAACTTTATGCGAATGAAACGCATCCTCTTCCTAaggatttatttatttcttgtcCATTCTCTGATGAATTGTACGAATCTATGGCTTATCAGTTAGATTATCTTGTAACAGGGGATGCATACAACTATACCAAACAATATGTGTTCAATGTACCTAAACATGAATTTATTG GCAAAGACATAGATGTGAGAAAGTACACACCGTTTGTGTACATAGACACATCCTACGAGCCTCTTTTCTTCTTGTATATTCAATTTTTGCCAGAATCTTATAACGTGACGGAATACAGAATATGGTTGATAAATAAAGATATAGGGTCTGTCGTGGATTCAAAGGTTTTCTCGACCGCAAGTAAAGAGGAGAACTGGTATAATCTTACGGGATATACTGGTAGCTTTTTTTTCAAAGTTTCCGCCGTACATCCAATTTGTGGACTGTATGGGTGTGCAAACAGCAGTACACCACTTCTTATTCTTA ATGGAACATCTCATCATCGTCTTCTCATTATGATCGTTAGTACTGTGTGGATACCACCAGTATTATTATACGTCCTTTATCActtgtataaattatataagAAGG AAGCGCTACAAAGGAGAGAAAAGCCTAATTGTTTGTTGGCATATTCACCGACCCGTCTAACGCATATCAACGCGATGGTCGAGTTAGCCAAATACTTGAGAAATTCTAACGTTACAGTCATAGATACGATAGACATAACGGACAATACAGGGAAA GATCCTGAATATTGGTGTAACGCTGCTTTTCGAAGAGCAGACGTTGTTCTTATTGTAACTTCTCCACCGCCTAAGAAACCTGTGGTGTCGATTATCTATCAAGGCAACGACGATTTTCTCTTTAAATTGATTAGAGAAAATCGATTCGAGAAAGAAAAGAGATATTATGTAGTGCAGTTGCCTTACTGCAAGCCAGATGATTTACCGGAGGAACTAAGGCACTTTAAGAAATTCTCTTTACCAAAAGAGCTACCTAAGCTAGTAAAAGCTATTCATAAGATAGAACAAATTGGATGCATTTCTGTGTGTGACAAAGACTTTTtagacagtgtgaaattagCGAAATTAGAGATACTCGAAGAAGATGGGAATATGGTAAAAGAAACACGAGAAACCG AAAACCTATTAACGTCGGAAAATTTACAAGCGGTAAATAACCGAAATTCTATGCCAAAAGGTAGCGTCACACCTCAGTCTTTTACAACAAATATCGATGAATTAAATTTACTGGGGGAACCTGGAGAAGGTGGTGAAACGTTTACATATAAAAACGTAAGAAATAACGATACTGACGCGTTTTGTATCGATCAATTGAACTtgtga
- the LOC143178374 gene encoding uncharacterized protein LOC143178374 isoform X2 — MKVQNFGIELRKLIGVKCKLPNRQVQLYANETHPLPKDLFISCPFSDELYESMAYQLDYLVTGDAYNYTKQYVFNVPKHEFIGKDIDVRKYTPFVYIDTSYEPLFFLYIQFLPESYNVTEYRIWLINKDIGSVVDSKVFSTASKEENWYNLTGYTGSFFFKVSAVHPICGLYGCANSSTPLLILNGTSHHRLLIMIVSTVWIPPVLLYVLYHLYKLYKKEALQRREKPNCLLAYSPTRLTHINAMVELAKYLRNSNVTVIDTIDITDNTGKDPEYWCNAAFRRADVVLIVTSPPPKKPVVSIIYQGNDDFLFKLIRENRFEKEKRYYVVQLPYCKPDDLPEELRHFKKFSLPKELPKLVKAIHKIEQIGCISVCDKDFLDSVKLAKLEILEEDGNMVKETRETENLLTSENLQAVNNRNSMPKGSVTPQSFTTNIDELNLLGEPGEGGETFTYKNVRNNDTDAFCIDQLNL; from the exons ATGAAGGTACAAAATTTTGGTATAGAACTAAGAAAACTTATAGGTGTAAAGTGCAAGCTTCCAAACAG ACAAGTACAACTTTATGCGAATGAAACGCATCCTCTTCCTAaggatttatttatttcttgtcCATTCTCTGATGAATTGTACGAATCTATGGCTTATCAGTTAGATTATCTTGTAACAGGGGATGCATACAACTATACCAAACAATATGTGTTCAATGTACCTAAACATGAATTTATTG GCAAAGACATAGATGTGAGAAAGTACACACCGTTTGTGTACATAGACACATCCTACGAGCCTCTTTTCTTCTTGTATATTCAATTTTTGCCAGAATCTTATAACGTGACGGAATACAGAATATGGTTGATAAATAAAGATATAGGGTCTGTCGTGGATTCAAAGGTTTTCTCGACCGCAAGTAAAGAGGAGAACTGGTATAATCTTACGGGATATACTGGTAGCTTTTTTTTCAAAGTTTCCGCCGTACATCCAATTTGTGGACTGTATGGGTGTGCAAACAGCAGTACACCACTTCTTATTCTTA ATGGAACATCTCATCATCGTCTTCTCATTATGATCGTTAGTACTGTGTGGATACCACCAGTATTATTATACGTCCTTTATCActtgtataaattatataagAAGG AAGCGCTACAAAGGAGAGAAAAGCCTAATTGTTTGTTGGCATATTCACCGACCCGTCTAACGCATATCAACGCGATGGTCGAGTTAGCCAAATACTTGAGAAATTCTAACGTTACAGTCATAGATACGATAGACATAACGGACAATACAGGGAAA GATCCTGAATATTGGTGTAACGCTGCTTTTCGAAGAGCAGACGTTGTTCTTATTGTAACTTCTCCACCGCCTAAGAAACCTGTGGTGTCGATTATCTATCAAGGCAACGACGATTTTCTCTTTAAATTGATTAGAGAAAATCGATTCGAGAAAGAAAAGAGATATTATGTAGTGCAGTTGCCTTACTGCAAGCCAGATGATTTACCGGAGGAACTAAGGCACTTTAAGAAATTCTCTTTACCAAAAGAGCTACCTAAGCTAGTAAAAGCTATTCATAAGATAGAACAAATTGGATGCATTTCTGTGTGTGACAAAGACTTTTtagacagtgtgaaattagCGAAATTAGAGATACTCGAAGAAGATGGGAATATGGTAAAAGAAACACGAGAAACCG AAAACCTATTAACGTCGGAAAATTTACAAGCGGTAAATAACCGAAATTCTATGCCAAAAGGTAGCGTCACACCTCAGTCTTTTACAACAAATATCGATGAATTAAATTTACTGGGGGAACCTGGAGAAGGTGGTGAAACGTTTACATATAAAAACGTAAGAAATAACGATACTGACGCGTTTTGTATCGATCAATTGAACTtgtga